A region of the Deltaproteobacteria bacterium HGW-Deltaproteobacteria-6 genome:
AAAACAGGTTCCACCGGCTTTTTCGGCCTTGAAACATAAGGGCAAGCCCTTGTACAAATATGCGAGAGCCGGAGAATTTCCGGAAATAGCGGCGCGGGAAGTGGAAATATTCAGTTTAAATATAAGAAATATTTCCTTTCCTTATGTAACGTTTGACATTGCCTGTTCCAAGGGCACGTATATCCGGACCATCTGCTCCGACGCCGGTCAAGCGTTAGGCTGCGGGGCATGTTTATCCGGTTTGCGCAGGCTCCGGAGCGGTTTTTTTACCGAAGATATGGCGATGGCTCTGGGAAATGCCGCGGCCGGGGAGAAAAAGAAGGAACTCTTGTCCGGGATGTTGTCGATGGCTCAGTCTTTGCCGGTATTTGCCGCTATTGAAATCAGTGAATCGCTGGCCGGCAAACTGCGGGCTGGATTTCAACCGGATGCGGAGATGATGCGGCAAAATGTTCTTCCTTTTCTTGCGGCGGGAGATATGATAAAGTTTATTGCTCCCGGTGGTTATTTGGTGGCGGTAGCGGAAATGCAGATACCGGCAAGTGAAATGGCCAATCAGGATGGAAGAACTCAGGTGGCCAGGATACACAGGATTTTTAACAGTACAAATTAACGAACAACTGAAATAAACAAGGAATTAATTTAGAGGGAGGAAAGCAGCGTGTTAACTTTGGAAAAGAGAAAAGCATTAATCGAGGACTACCGGCTTCACGAGAAAGATACCGGTTCGCCGGAAGTACAGATTGCTCTTTTGAGCGCCAGGATTGAATATCTGACCGAGCATTTTAAGGCGCACCAGAAAGATCATCACTCACGGCGGGGTCTGCTGAAGCTCGTCGGCCAGAGAAGAAGATTGCTCAATTACATCAAAACAGATGATGTGGAGCGTTACAGAAACATAATCAAACGTCTGGGTCTCAGAAAATAACAAGAGCCATTCAAGGGCGGAAGGCAAAAGGATAACCGATTGGACAAGTATTCGTAAATACCTGCGTCAATCGGCTTTTGCGTTTCGCCCTTGAATTTCCTGTTCCAGGCATCAACCTAAGAAGGTGGAGGAAAATCAATGAGTAATGTATTTAGTACGGATTTTGCGGGGCGTAATTTTTCAATTAAGGCTAATTACGTAGCCGCGCAGGCGGACGGTTCGGCGCTGGTTTATTACGGCGATACCGTCGTGCTGGTGACGGCGGTCTCTTTAAAGAGCGTCAGGGAAGGCGTGGATTTTCTGCCGCTGACAGTGGACTATCAGGAAAAGACCTTTGCGGCCGGTAAAATTCCCGGCGGTTTTTTCAAAAGAGAGGGGCGGAACAATGAACGGGAAGTTCTAACGTCGCGGATCATTGATCGTGCGATTCGCCCCCTGTTTCCCAAAGGATATTATTCGGAAACGCAAATCGTGGCCACGGTGCTGTCCGTGGATAAGGAAAACGACTCCGATGTCGCGGCGATGATCGGCGCGT
Encoded here:
- a CDS encoding 30S ribosomal protein S15, with amino-acid sequence MLTLEKRKALIEDYRLHEKDTGSPEVQIALLSARIEYLTEHFKAHQKDHHSRRGLLKLVGQRRRLLNYIKTDDVERYRNIIKRLGLRK
- the truB gene encoding tRNA pseudouridine(55) synthase TruB, giving the protein MDGIVVIDKPAGVTSHDVVSEVKKILGAKKAGHTGTLDPLATGVLPVCLNEATKLAPFLSAQNKTYLATMLLGVQTDTQDTEGKITEKSDRIVSETEIRNVLGQLVGRIKQVPPAFSALKHKGKPLYKYARAGEFPEIAAREVEIFSLNIRNISFPYVTFDIACSKGTYIRTICSDAGQALGCGACLSGLRRLRSGFFTEDMAMALGNAAAGEKKKELLSGMLSMAQSLPVFAAIEISESLAGKLRAGFQPDAEMMRQNVLPFLAAGDMIKFIAPGGYLVAVAEMQIPASEMANQDGRTQVARIHRIFNSTN